In Candidatus Cloacimonadota bacterium, the following proteins share a genomic window:
- a CDS encoding DUF6175 family protein, with the protein MKIYLKLICGIIICFLSTQLFAQYPELKQATFIETVSPTEVLIQATGIYNSPLKGGLFRKEPEADVRENGVRLATIDAKKAAVYLILLGGTDPLISTPEERAKFEKNASFFFDMSNVSRYISWEETQILKKVKFDDGTGIKVTKRFKVNKEIITNDLVSQEILVAKADLVDIIGNPFIMVIPETKKGENPIELLQTNVKVKHAAAVVESYLTARKYDVIVPEQQVNLDELTEVQQMLGDHEEDYAYQLALSIGSDVYITFSGAVESTGYGTEKYSMNVRAYETTTARLLGAETGYSQARQGEIMVSIEEAMSDAINNVLSRIMNYWKDDLKRGMQYKLIVSISTDFDEDEVEDIQFAFMDAVDEVANKSKENIVTNQTIDYLLWCDPEKYDRSSKVYRYLKTSFNDRGVEGILKKINVNRKLILLKVIYE; encoded by the coding sequence ATGAAAATTTACTTAAAACTAATCTGTGGGATAATTATATGCTTTCTGTCAACACAATTATTTGCACAATATCCCGAATTAAAACAAGCAACATTTATTGAGACAGTCTCACCTACAGAGGTATTAATTCAGGCAACAGGAATTTACAACTCCCCTTTAAAAGGTGGACTTTTCAGAAAGGAGCCAGAAGCTGATGTTCGTGAAAATGGTGTAAGATTAGCTACTATAGATGCAAAAAAAGCTGCTGTTTATCTAATTCTACTGGGTGGAACTGACCCTTTAATAAGCACCCCTGAAGAAAGAGCAAAATTTGAGAAAAATGCTTCTTTCTTTTTTGATATGTCCAATGTTAGCAGATATATCTCGTGGGAAGAAACTCAGATTCTAAAGAAGGTAAAATTTGATGATGGAACTGGAATTAAAGTCACAAAGCGATTTAAGGTCAATAAGGAAATAATAACAAACGACCTGGTTTCACAAGAAATACTGGTAGCCAAAGCAGACCTTGTTGATATTATTGGAAATCCTTTTATTATGGTTATTCCTGAAACGAAAAAAGGAGAAAATCCGATTGAGCTATTGCAAACTAATGTTAAAGTCAAGCATGCTGCAGCAGTAGTTGAAAGCTATCTGACTGCTCGTAAATATGATGTCATTGTTCCGGAGCAGCAAGTGAATTTAGATGAATTAACTGAAGTTCAGCAAATGCTCGGAGACCATGAAGAAGATTATGCTTATCAACTTGCTCTTTCTATTGGAAGCGATGTTTATATCACATTCAGTGGAGCTGTTGAAAGTACAGGATATGGAACTGAGAAATATTCTATGAATGTCCGAGCATATGAAACTACAACCGCTCGGTTGCTTGGAGCTGAAACAGGTTATAGTCAGGCAAGACAGGGGGAGATTATGGTCTCTATTGAAGAAGCAATGAGTGATGCTATCAATAATGTGCTATCACGAATTATGAATTATTGGAAAGATGACTTGAAAAGAGGAATGCAGTATAAACTTATTGTCAGCATTTCCACTGATTTTGATGAAGATGAGGTGGAAGATATTCAATTTGCATTTATGGATGCTGTAGATGAAGTTGCGAATAAGTCAAAAGAAAATATTGTTACTAACCAGACTATTGATTATTTGCTCTGGTGTGATCCAGAAAAATATGACAGAAGTTCCAAAGTTTATCGTTATCTCAAAACATCTTTTAATGATCGGGGAGTAGAGGGTATTCTCAAGAAGATTAATGTCAATCGTAAATTAAT